GGTTTCGCCTTCCAAGGAAAAGACCCCGGCAATTCTTGAACCCCAAAAGCCGATTGTCGTCGTTGCGCCAAAGAAAAACGACCAGGCCGAGGCCTGGCGGCGGGAACAGGAGCAGCTTCGTCGCTACAAGCTGCAAGCCCAGCTCAGTGCGCTGTCTTCTCCGCTGAGTGCCAAGAAAGGGGAGCAGACTCGGCAGCCGGCCGCACAAGCGAACCCAGGAACGGACGCCCCGGAGGGCCGGCAGCAGGAGACAGGGGACGGGGCAAAGGGACTGGCGGCAAGCCTCGCCGGGCTCGCACCCGGCGACTACAACCCGGCGGCCGACAAGGACAAGGAAGCGTTTTTCAGCCGCGCCAAGCAGCAAGGGGGAGCGGACAAGGAATGGACGCTTCCGGGCACGCGCACGCCCGGGCAACCCTTTGAAGTCAAAACCGGCACGGTCATCCCTGGCGTCATGATCACGGGCATCAATTCCGATCTGCCCGGCTCGATCATCGCCCAGGTCAGCCAGAATGTTTTCGATACGGCCACGGGCCGCAATCTGATCATCCCCCAGGGCGCGAAGCTTTTTGGCGTCTATGACTCCCGGATCATCTACGGTCAGTCGCGAGTGCTCGTGGCCTGGAGCCGGATTATCTTCCCGGACGGCTCGGCGATCACCTTGGGCGCCATGCCCGGCGCGGACATGAGCGGTTACGCCGGCTTCAACGACGAAGTGAACAACCACTATCTCCGTGTGTTCGGCTCCGCCGTGCTCATGTCGCTCATCTCCGGCGGCAACGCCTTCGCCATGGACTCCCTCAATGTGAAGGGGAACACCTCAAGCAACGTCCCTTCCATGCAGGATGAGATGGCCTCGGCCCTGTCCAGCCAGCTTGGCCAAACCACCACCAAGCTTCTGGAGAAAAACCTCAACATCAAGCCGACGCTGGAAATCCGACCTGGCTACCAGTTCAACATCATCGTGACCAAGGACATGGTCATGAAGGCCCCGTATGAGTCCCTTCGGTAGGCTGCGCAAGCAGTCAGCAGGCGTCGGTGTTCCCGGCCTGCGGGGGAACTTCAGGCGTTTTGCCCTTCAGGGCGCAGAACTCCAGATAATCCTCGACGGAATCCGCCAAGGCTTCTTTGAGTTCGTCAAGGGTGCGTCCCTGGAAGGTGATGACATCCGCCAGATGCATGACCTCACCGTGAAATATGCCTGCGTCCTGGTCGTACTCGCACCGCCCCTGATGCCCTTTATACGTCATAATGTTCATAGCATTGCTTCCTTGGGAGCACTTATAGAACGGCTCCATGCGGTTGCGTCAAGGAGGAGAATCAGGCCGGCAATAAAGCCAAAGGGGAGTATCGGTGCCTGCTGACCGGACATACGGTCTCGGGAAGGCCAGACGCCAGCGTCGTTCCCGTTGGCCGTATCTTGTCTTCGTGGCCGTCCTGGCCACGGTCGCCATGTCCGTCGCCACCCAGCGCGTGGCCTTTCTTTATGGTTTTCAGCCCGCTCTGGGGACTCCCTTGGTCAGGGCCTTCGAGGTTTCCTGGTATCTCCCCTGGAAAATCTTCGACTGGCAGGAACATATCGCGGACCGGCACGGCCACATCCAGAAGTCGCTGGCTATCGCCCAGGCCGTCTTCATTCTCCCCCAACTTCTGGTATTTGGCCTTTGGCTTGGTCGCCTGCGCCTGAGCGAAGGCCGCGACGATCTACACGGATCGGCCCGTTGGGCCGATGAGACCGACATCCAGTCCATGGGACTCTTTGGCGGCCAGGGCGTCTATGTCGGGGGTTGGATCAAGGCCTTTCGAGGTTTGCCCGCCCTGGGGCGCTCCCTTGTCGGAAAGCCGGCATCCGTGCAGCTCTATCTGCGTCATAGCGGGCCGGAGCACATTCTGTGTTTCGCGCCGACCAGGTCCGGCAAGGGCGTGGGACTCATCCTGCCCACGCTGCTTTCCTGGTCAGACTCCACTGTGGTCTTCGACATAAAAGGCGAGAACTGGAGCCTTACCGCCGGGTACCGGAAATCCATCGGCCATACGGTGCTCAAGTTCGATCCCTCCGACGCCACGGGTGCTTCGGCCTGCTTCAATCCCCTGGAAGAAATCCGCCTGGAGACCATCCACGCCATTCCCGACGCTCAAAATCTCGTCGGCATGATCCTGGACCCACAAGGCAAGGGGCTGGCCGACTATTGGAACAAGGCGGCTTTCGCTTTTCTCGGCGGGACGCTGCTCCACGCTCTGGTCATGGTCAGGCATAAGGAGCAGCGCACGGCAACGCTTTTTGACCTTTCCCGCACGCTGGCCGACGCCCATCGGGGCGTCCGCGAGCTGTTCCAAGAAATGCTGGACACCGATCACGCCGCCTTGCTGGATACGATTTTTCCCGACGGGCACCAGGGCCAGGACCTGCACGCCTTCATCGCCTCGGCCGCCCGGGAGATTCTCAACAAGGCCGACAACGAACTGTCCGGCGTGGTCTCCACGGCCGTGGCCAACCTGGCGCTGTACCGCGACCCGGTGGTGGCCCGGAACATCGGCCACTCGGATTTCCGCTTGGCCGACCTCATGCACCATGAAAAGCCCGTAAGCCTCTATCTGGTCATCAGCCCGGCGGACATCGACCGTCTACGCCCACTCATCCGCATTGTTGTGAACCTGCTTCTCAGCCGGGGCACGGCTCGCATGGACTTCGGCGAGAAGTCCGAAGGCGTGGCTCCGAAGCATAGACTCCTGCTGCTTCTGGATGAGTTCACCGCCCTGGGTCGTCTCGACAGCATCGAACGGGCCATCGCCTACATGGCCGGCTACGGCATCAAGGGCTATTTCATCGTTCAGGATATCGTGCAGTTAAGCGCCGTTTACGGCAAGGACAACGGGCTTATGGCCAACTGCCATATCCGCGTGGCCTATGCCCCCAACACCATCGAGACCGCTCAGGTGCTTTCCGCCATGACCGGCAAGACCACTGTGGTGGAGAAGAGAACCTCGCTTTCAGGCTCCCGCAGCGGATCGCTTAAGAACGCCTCGGTGAGCGTCTCGGAAACCGCCCGGCCGCTGTTGACCGAAGACGAGTGCATGCGCCTGCCCGGTCCCCAAAAGGATGCCGCAGGCAAGGTCGTCGCCCCGGGCGACATGCTGCTTTTTTGCGCCGGCCGGCCGCCCATCTATGGCCGGCAGATTCTCTACTTTTTGGACCCAGTTTTCTCCCGCCGTGCAGGCATCAAACCGCCTCAGCTTTCAGACTCCCTCAACCGCGAAATTGCCATGCCACCGGTTGATAAGCCCGAGCACGACACGGCCGCTGCCGAGCCGGACAAAGACAAAGGGTATGAGAGTTATCTTGAGCGTATGTAGCCTGACGCTGGCTGCCTTGGGCCTCTTTTGGATCTTCAGCCTGCGGGTTAACGCCACGGCCTCAATGCCCCGAGGCGTTTATCGCCTTATCCCCGGCCTTCTGGAGCGCGACGATCTGGTCAGCTTCTGTCTGGAGGAAGGTGATTTCGCCAATTTGGCTCTGGATCGGGGCTACCTGCGCCCCGGTTCCTGTCCCAATGGCCTGGAACCCCTGCTTAAGCGCGTCGCCGGCATACCCGGTGATCGGCTTGAAATCAGCCAGGGCGGCATCGCGATCAATGGCCGGTTATGGCCCCAAAGCCGGGCTGTTTACCGGGATGGGCATGACCGACCGATGCCTGACGCCAAGAGCTTAAAATCGAGGACGATCCCGGATGGTCTGGTGCTGGTACTTTCCGACCGGCATCCCGGCGGCTTCGACGGGCGGTATTTTGGGTTGGTCCCCATTGCCACCCTGCAAAAGGTCGAGCCTGTATTTCTTTTGGACCCCAAAGGAGAATGACATGGACAAGAACACTCTCATGGCGGCGGCGAATGTGGTGGACGCCCAGGCCACGGAACTCCCTGATCTCGGCATTCCAGTCGATCCCGACGTGGCGGACTTCATGGGCGCTTTCGAAGAAACGGCCGTTGGCCTTGATGATCTGGACGATCCCGAGGGGGACGCTACGGAGGCCGGCCATGGCCGATGACAAGAAAAATCGCAAACCCTTCCATGAGGAGTTTGCCGAGAAGATCATCGAAGACCTGAGGCGCGGTGTGGCCCCCTGGCAAAAGCCCTGGCAGCCCGGCGAGGTCTTTCCGCCCATGAATCCGGTTTCCGGCACGGTTTACAGCGGTATCAACCGGGTCATGCTCTCCCGGTATAGCTTCGATGACCCGCGCTGGATGACGCTGCGGCAGGCCAACACCCTGGATTGTCGCGTCCGGAAGGGGGAGAAAGCCGAAACCATCGTCTACTGGCAATTCTCCAAGGAAGAAGCGGCCCGGGACGACGATGGCAAGCCGGTCCTGGACGGCGAAGGCAATCAGGTCATGGAGAAGGTCGAGCTGACCCGGCCCATTGTCCGTTTTTCATCGGTCTTCCATGTGAGCCAGCTTGCCGGCGAGATTCCTCCCCTGGACAAATCGTCTCTGGTGCCGCCCTGGAACCCGAACGAAAAAGCCGAGGCCATCCTCGTCAACTCCGGCGCGGTCATCAAGCACAACCAGCGCAACCGGGCCTTTTATAGCCCACACGCGGACGAAATCTGTCTGCCGCCCAAAGACCACTTCATCGCCCAGGATGCCTATTACGCCACGGCCTTGCACGAGCTTGGGCACTGGACCGGACATGTCTCGCGCTTGGCCAGAGAATTTGGTCCGTTTGGCTCCGAAGTCTACGCCCGGGAAGAACTCCGGGCGGAAATCGCCTCTTGGATGTTTGGCCAGGACCTGGGCATCGGCCATGATCCGGGCCAGCATCTGGCCTACGTGGATTCCTGGATCAAGGCGCTTGAAAAAGACCCCTTTGAAATCGTCCGAGCCTGCCGAGACGCGGAAAAAATCAAACACTACGTGATCACTATGGAACAAAAGCAGGAACACCGCCAAGACATGGCCCAAGTGCGCGGAGAGGAAGTCGCAGCCCGCGCGCCGTTGGATGTGCAAAGTTCCGAACAGGAAGTCATCAGGGAGCCTGCCGATCGAAAGGTCTTCCTGACGGTGCCCTACCGGGAGAAAGGTCGAGCCAAAGCTGCCGGGGCTAAATGGGCCCCCAAGGCCAAGCTTTGGTACGCACCCGAAGGCGCGGACATGGCCAAACTCAAGGCTTGGTTGCTGGAAAAAACGCCGGAGGTCGCCCCCACCATGCCGCCCCAGGCCGAATTCGCACAGGCGCTCAAGGCGGTCGGCCTCGACCTTGGCGGCCAGCAACCGATCATGGACGGGAAGATTCATCGGACGCCGCTTCTGGACGGGACAGCTGGCAAGTTGGGCGGAGCCTATGTGGGCTACCTGGACGGCATTCCGGCCGGGTTTATCCAGAACCACAAGACCGGTGAGAAGGTAAACTGGAAAGCGACTGGGCACGTCCTCTCTGACGAGCAGAAGGCGGCTCTCAGGGTCGAGGGGGAAAAACGCCGTGCCCAGCAGGAGCTTGAACGACGCGCGCAGCAGGGAAAAGCATCCAAACGGGCGTACGCCAAGTTTATAAACGCCAAGGAGGCCGGGCCGGAGCAGGCCTATCTGGCCAAGAAAGGCGTGCCTGGCATCGGCGTCAGGGAGGACGAAAACGGAAACTTGCTCGTGCCGGGGTATGATACCTCCGGTTTCATCCATACGCTCCAGACGATTTCCCTGGATGGGAAACAGTTCGAGGCCGGAAGCTGCAAGAAAGGTACCTTCTTTCCCATTGATCCCGAGGGAAGCCTCGGCCAGGACGTGATCCTCATCGCCGAGGGCTATGCCACAGCAGCCAGCGTGCATTTGGCCACAGGCAAGCCGGTGGTGGCCGCCTTTGATGCAGGGAACCTGGAGTCTGTGGCGGTGGCGCTACGAGAGAAGTTCCCGGATGCCCCAACTATCATCCTGGCGGATAACGATCACACTTTGTCTCCGAACGTGGGGGAGGAGAAGGCTTTGCTAGCGGCCAAGGCCGTAGGGGGGCGTGTCATCGTTCCAATGTTCACTGACCAGGAGAAGGCGCGGCAATTGACGGATTTCAACGATCTCCATGCAGCCTGCGGGCTGAAGCGAGTTAAAAGCTATGTGGAGCCGGTGATCGAAAGACTTTGCCGAGAAAGGAGGGAGGCACGGGCGGGACAGGGACAAGGCGCAAGCCATCGAATGTTCCTGACAAATCGCTCAATGTACGGACAAAATTCGATAAATTAACTTCTTATCCAGCTGTCTCGCTGCCCGTCTCTTCGCTTGAAATAACTCTCAATTCGTGTCGATTCTACTCGGCAATGTACAGAAATTATACATGCGGTCACATGAGAGTCCTACCCTGCATCCATGTATAGCTAATTATCAATGATAGTTATGCGTTCAGTCCCTGATGGAACAACATTTGCTATTGGCAAAGTATACAATTTGTCGGTCCAGGGCCTTCGTCCCTGGTCAAAAGGAGTGCCTTTATGAAACGTGTTCTTACCCTTATCACCTTGTCGGCCATGTTGCTGCTGGCCGGTAGCGCCTTCGCCGCCCCTACCGTGATGGGTTTCAGCGGCCCGGCCACCTCGACCGGGGGCAGCACCTCCGCTGTTTATGGACCCAATACGGGTTCCACGACAAGCACCCCTGGGTTCGGCCAGATGGGGGCGAGCGGGGTCATGAGCGGTTTCGGTCAGGCTGGTTCCACCGTGACCACGGACTCGCAGAGCTGGTTCGAATCCATGATGCCCTGGCTTTTCTAAACATCCTCCCCTGGCTTCCCTGGCAAGGTCCAAGGTCCGCCAGCGACGGCCTCAGAGCGCTGCCACCCTCCTCCCAAGCCAACGGGAGGAGGGTGTTTGTTTCTAGAGCACCTCCACCCTATTATCGCTGCAATTTCGCCAGCAGAGTCTTCCTTGTGATCCCAAGCTGCTTAGCGGCTTCGGTCTTATTGCCACCCGTCGTCTCCAGCGCCGCCAGGATTGCCTCACGCTCCACCTCCTCCAAGGGCAGAATTCCTCCTGGGCCTCGATGCGGCGACAGCTCAGTCGGTTGTCCCTCAGGCCCATGAGCTTGGTTGATACTCAACGGCAGCTCCTTCTCGGTGACGAAGTCCCCCGGCATGAGCACGACCGCCCGCTCCACGGCGTTTTCCAGCTCGCGGACGTTGCCCGGCCAGTCATATTTGATGAGCATGTCCATGGCCTGGGGCGTGAAGCCCTTGGCGACCTTCCTGTTCGCCTCAGCGAATTTGCCCAGAAAGTGCATGGCCAAAAGCGGCACGTCCTCCCCGCGATCCCGAAGCGGTGGGACGGTGATGGCCATGACGTTGAGGCGGTAATAAAGGTCTTGCCTGAACTTTCCCGCCGCGACCTCCTTCTTGAGGTCACGGTTCGTCGCCGCCACGATGCGCACGTCTACCCGAAGGACGTTGTCGCTCCCTACTCTTTGTATTTCCCGCTCTTGGATCACCCGGAGGAGCTTCGCCTGCATGGCGGAGGATATTTCTCCAATCTCGTCGAGAAAGATCGTCCCTTTGTTGGCCTGCATGAACCGGCCTTCGCGCCGCTTGTCAGCACCCGTGAAAGCCCCTTTCTCATGTCCAAACAGCTCCGATTCCAGAAGCGTTTCGCTTAAGGCCGCGCAGTTCACGATGACGAGGGGACCGTTCCGGCGCGGGCTGTTGAAATGAATGGCCTTGGCGACGAGTTCCTTGCCCGTGCCGGACTGGCCGGTAATGAGCACCGTCGCCTCGGAGGGCGCGACCATGGCCACCGTCTCCATGAGCCGGCGCATGGCTTCGCTACGGCCGACGATGCTCCTGGGGGCAAACGAGGAGACAAGGCGGTCCCGGAGTTCCTGGTTCTCGGCCTTAAGCGAAACATGCTCCAAGGCCCGCTCCATGGTCATCCGGAGCAGGTCGAAATCCAGCGGCTTGGTCAGGTAGTCGTACGCCCCCGCCTTGATCGCCTCCACCGCCGATTCCACATTCGAATAGGCGGTCATGATGAGGATGGGGATGGAGGGATTGTACGCCTTGATTTCCTTCAGCGCCTCAATGCCACCCATGACCGCCATGCGCACGTCCATGAGGATGAGGTCGAAGGGTTTTTCCCTGGCCAGCGTAACTGCCTTTGTCCCGTCGTCGGCCCCTGCCGCCTTGTATCCCCAGCCATTGATAAGGGCCAAAAGAATGGTGCGGTGCCCCTGGTCGTCGTCAACGACCAGAACGGTCGCTTTATGCTTTTCGGCCATGAAACGCTCCTTCCGGCCGCCCCACGGGCAGGAGGATGTTGAAGGTGGTGCCCCGGCCGGGCGTGCTCTTGACCTTGACCTCTCCCCGGTGGGCCTCAATAATCTTTTGCACAATGGCCAAGCCAAGGCCGGTGCCGGAGGATTTTGTGGTGAAGTAGGGGTTAAAGATGCTCGACAGGCTCTCGGGCGTAATCCCCTTGCCCGAATCTTCCACCTCGATCCGCACGCCCCCTCGGCCGTCGGAGGATGCCCTGACGGCAAGCGTCCCGCCGCCTTCCATGGCCTGGATGGCGTTGAGGTATAGGTTGAGTAGGGCCTGGGTGAGGCGGTCGGGGTCGATAGCGATGACGGGCAGGCTCGCGTCCCGGTCGAAGGCGACCGTGATCTTTTTCCCTTCGGCGTCCTGGCGGACCAAGCGCAGGGAATGCTCGATGAGACCGCCCACATCCATCGGCCGCGCCTTCAGGTCCGATGACCGGGCGAAGTCCAGGAGTTCCGTGATGACCCGGTTCAGCCGGTCCACCTCTTGGGCCATGACGGCGGCAAGCTCCCGGCCATGGCTGCCCTCGGCGCACTGCCCCTCGAAATATTTGGCGAAACCCTTGATTGAGGAGAGGGGGTTTCTGATCTCGTGGGCGACGCCGGCGGCCAGGCTGCCCAGGGCGGCGAGCTTTTCCTTGCGGCGCACCTCTTCCTGGAGCCTTCTTACCTCTCCCAGGTCGCGGAAGATGAAGAGGTTACCGAGGTAGCGTCCTTCCTCGTTAAGGATTTTCGACGCGCTCAGGCTCAAGGGAATATTTTTTCCCCCGTTAAAAGAGCACTCCATATCATGTTCCAGGACAGGTTCGCCCTTGCCGATGACATCCTTAAGTCCACACCATGCTGCGGGCAGAGCCTCCTCCGGGGACTTGCCGACAATGTCGGCCGCCTTGACCCCGGAAATCCTCTCGGCCGCGCCGTTGACCACAGCCAGACGGCCGTCGCTGTCCGTGGTGATGAGTCCAACCGGGAGGTTGTTGATGATCTCTGAAGAAAAAACCCTTGTGTCCTGGAGTTGTCGTTTGGAAAATCGGTAACTTTGCGCCCAAAACAGGGTCATGACGCCGCCGACGCCAAGTAGGAGAAGAATGGCCGACAAAATGACTGTATTGCGCATATCCTCGGCCAGGGCCGCATCAAAGGACGCGACATCAAACGCGGTGAAGACGGCCTGCTTTCCGGTCCCCTGGGAGGCGCTCGGCCCGCTCCATGGACACGAGACCGGCTGTCCGTTTGCGTCGCAGGAATCCAACGCATCGCATCCGGCCAGAGGTTCGAAGTAGCGGTAGACCTCAAAGGCCTTTCGCCCCCCCGGCAGGGTTGTCATCCGCCATTTTTCCTTCGCCCCGATTTCCAGCTCCCTCATCTCTTCGGGACTATGGAGTCTGGAGCCGATCTGGCCCTTGTCGCTATCGGCCAGGATCACCCCAGCCTCATTCGTCACGGCCAGATAGAGGATGTCGGGTTGTTTCGCCATCTCCTCAAGAAGCACTTGGTATTGCTCGCCTTCCCAATGCATCCCCATGCCCGTGCGCGCTCCCGATTCAAATGCTCTGATGAAAGCTGTTCCCTTTTCAAAAAGTGTCTGGGCGGCAAGGCCTTTCTCTCGATGGGTGTTCCGCACCGCCATGACGGCGACAATTCCGGCCAGGATAATGACCGAACCGAGGTAAAGCCACGGTGGCATATTCTCTAAGAAAATGTGCCATTCCTTTGATTTTTTTTGCATAACGACTTCTTTCTCCAGACGAATCAGCTTGGGATGGCCACCGAATGGGAAACAATAAGGCCGCCGCGTAAAAAGTAAACGGGCTTGAAAATAATTTCGAGTAAAATTTACTCGCAAGCTCGGCGCGCCGCATCATCAGCTTCCGTCATATTGAATTTAATCATTTTATTTTAGTATGTTATCCATTGGCTGGGGCTTTGGCACGTCCCTTGCGGTAAGGGAATCAAACTGAGGCGATTTGAAAGATAACAACATCCCACGCTAAACCAGGAGGCCATATATGATGTGGGACTGCGGATTCCCTCTCTCCTCTCTCTGGATAGGAGGCAACGTTCTCTGGGGGCTGGGAGCGATTCTGTTGATGACCGTGCTCTTAGGGATTTTTCTTTTAGGAGCAAGGAAAACCGACAAAACCCATCGTGCCGACAGGGACGATTCCTTGGAGATCATCAAAGCGCGCCTGGCAAGGGGTGAGATCAACCAGGAAGACTACCTGGAAATCAAGAAGGTCTTGGAACAGGCGTAGAATGAGTGAGGCGGACCCGGTTTTCTTTGACACCGAATTGTGCCAGGATGATGGTCCAGGGAGGGCCAGGAAATGACGAATGGGGACATGCTTGAGAGCGGTGGGCCGGGGGTGGAGACCATGGGTCCGGAGGGAGGCCGTAGGCCGACCGGAGGAACCACGGTCGAGTGTTCGGGGCCATTGATGAAGAGCCAGCGGTGGACATCGTCCAGGAAGCGTGAGGTTGTGTTACGCATCCTGCGCGGCGAGCCTTTGAATATGCTCTCCAGGGAACTTGGGGTCGAGATCTATCGGCTTGAGCAGTGGCGTGATGCTGCCTTGGCCGGCATGGACGAGGGACTCAAGAGTCGCATCGGTGACCCACTCCAGGCCGAATTGGACTCAGCCATGAAGCGAATTGGCGAGTTGACCATGGAGACCGAGCTATTGTGGGCACGGGTGAGGCATCCCGGCCCTTTAGCCAAAAGGAGGTCGAAGAAATGAGCTGCACGACCTCCTCAGACATCGGCAAGCCCTATGGCATCAAGCGGGTTTGTTGGATTTGGGGGCAGCCCCGTTCGTCATTTTACTCGGCTCGCCTGGGCTGCCAGTTGGAGAGGGACCGGATTCCAGCCGGGAAACGAGGACCCAAGGCCCTCATTGACGACCTGGAGTTGCTGGGTATGGTCAAGACCGATCTCGACACCTCTCCTTTCCAGGGCGAAGGTCATCGCAAGGTATGGGCGCGCCTGCGGATTCGGGATGGCGTGCGGGTCGGGCGCAAGCGGGTGTTGCGGATCATGCGCGAGAACAATCTGCTTTCTCCATCTCGTGGCCGGCGCGGCAGCGCCATTCTGCATGATGGGCAGATCGTGACCCAGGCCCCGAACGTGATGTGGGGCACTGACGGCGCAAGGGTATTCACCGTGAACGATGGCTGGGTCTGGATTTTCTCGGTGGTTGATCATTGGAATGCGGAGTGCATGGGGTCGCACGTCTGTAAGTATGGAACGCGATTCGCGGCCCTGGAGCCGATCAGCCAAGGGATCATGCCCATTGCCGGTTCGGTCGGACCCGATGCCGGGCGCGGCCTAGCCCTGCGTATGGACCACGGAACGCAATATCTGTCGGACCACTTCCTGAAACAAATCAAGTATTGGGGTGTCAGCCCGAGCTTCGCTTTCGTAGAGCAGCCGCAGACAAACGGCGTGGCTGAACGCTTCAACAAAACGCTCAAGGAGCAGGCGATCTACGGCCGGATTTTCCACTCCCTGGAAGACGTCCGCCAGGCTGTGGGGGAATTCGTTGAACGATACAATGACCAGTGGCTCGTGGAGAAAAATGGCTTCAAAAGCCCACGCCAAGCTCGACGTGATTGGCAGGCTGCCGGCAAAATGCTAACGGCGGCTTAAAGCTAAACTGTGTCCAGAAAACCGGGCGCGGTACACCTCAGGGGGTGCTGTCGGCGCAGTCCGGCGGGTCTCCTGGCTGGAACTATTCCGGGTTCATGAACGGGACGCCGCCTCAGGGAACCACTCCCAGTTCCAGCTACGGATTCGGTACCATGTACAATTTCATGCTGGATTTCATGGGCGATTTCTGGCGGTAACCCGTCGAACAATCCAATGTTGTCAACATGCTTATCTTCCGAATGTTTTAACATCATAAGCAAGGAGAATTTCAATGAACACACGCAAACACCTCGTCGGTCTGGCCCTGGTCCTGGTGGCCCTTTTGGGACTGAGCGGGCTAGCCAATGCCCAGATGGTGGGTTCCGGCACAATGAGTGGGCAGGGTATGATGAATGGGCAGGGCATGATGGGCGGCAACATGATGACGGGCCTGACCCCGGAAAAGCAAGCAGCCGTTCAAAAAATCCACGCCGATTTCAACGCGGTCACCGCCTCCCTGCGTCAGCAACTTACCTCCAAGCAGTACGAATTAAACGCCCAAATCTACAGCGCCACCCCTGACGACAAAAAGGTCCAGGCCCTGACCAAGGAGGTTTCCGACATGCGCGCCAAGCTCTTCGAGGCCCAGGTGGCCCTGCAAGGTCGGCTGACCAAGGAAGGCCTCCCGACCATGGGCGGCATGGGCATGATGGGGTCGTGTATGATAGGTGGAAATGGCATGATGGGGCCGGGCATGATGAGCATGTAGCGCGACACGGGATAGTCACCGAAGCCGTCTGCGACGAGAGGGGGCGCGGCAACCATGCTTCGCCCCTTCCCGTACGCACTTCGCAACAAGTTGAATATTATTTGAGGGAATTGGTATGGACAGTTAGGCCAGTCCTCTCTGCAAGGGATGAGGCAATCCGTAACTGATATTGCTCATGGAGGCTATCGTGTCATTTGAAAACTTGAAGATTAAACACAAATTGACCGCTGGGTTTGGCTTGACAATTTTGCTTATGCTAGCCAGCTTTACACTGTCTTTCGTCTACTTAAAAAATATTGACTACGAGTCAATGGCAGTTAGTGAGCATTATTTGCCATACGCCTTTCAAGCCGATGCAATGGAGAAGTCATTGCTCAAGATACAGCAAGATTTCTTTGCCTTGGCGAATGATCATATGCCTGACCCTAAAAGACAACAGAGCCTGCAGGATAAAGTCGAAGAATTCAAAAAACAACTAGGACTTTTTCAGGCGATGTTCTTAGAGATGAAGAATGAAGAGTACATAAAAAGGACTCGGGAGATTGCAACCTCTTTTGAATCGTTTCAGGCTGCTGGTCTAGCCATGATCGAGGCCTTTCATACTCAGGGTATGGAGAAAGGGCACGCTCTGAGCAAGCAATTCGACGTCCTAGCGTTGGGCCTGGAACAACAAGTGGATGCACTTCGGGAACGGCAGGCGCAAGTCGTAAAAGAGGCCGTTGGCGGCGTCACTAATTCCATAGACGCGATAAAGCTTGCCATGGCCCTGGCCGGCATTGTTGCGCTGGCTTGCGCGGCGTGCATGGCAATCCTGCTCAACAAAGGGATCGCCCGCCCGATTGCCGCGATTTCCACCCTTGCAAGGCGAGTGGCGGCGGGAGAAATGTCCTTGCGTATTGATGCCTCAGGCAGGGACGAAGTGGGGGAATTGGGGCAGGCCTTTAATTTCCTTTTAGAAAAAATCGAGTCTGCCTTGGTTTTGAACCGAGCGGTTCTGGACGCAATTCCCGACCCGGTCTACTTGGTGGACAAGGACCACAGGGTATTTCTTGCCAACCA
The nucleotide sequence above comes from Desulfovibrio sp. TomC. Encoded proteins:
- a CDS encoding TrbI/VirB10 family protein is translated as MSDNSPNEFTPPGAAGLAVARMSKKPLILVLLAGLVLAAVLIYSVNFSERRKKDDAKLASEVASDKPLLSGDVGPGLAVSPSKEKTPAILEPQKPIVVVAPKKNDQAEAWRREQEQLRRYKLQAQLSALSSPLSAKKGEQTRQPAAQANPGTDAPEGRQQETGDGAKGLAASLAGLAPGDYNPAADKDKEAFFSRAKQQGGADKEWTLPGTRTPGQPFEVKTGTVIPGVMITGINSDLPGSIIAQVSQNVFDTATGRNLIIPQGAKLFGVYDSRIIYGQSRVLVAWSRIIFPDGSAITLGAMPGADMSGYAGFNDEVNNHYLRVFGSAVLMSLISGGNAFAMDSLNVKGNTSSNVPSMQDEMASALSSQLGQTTTKLLEKNLNIKPTLEIRPGYQFNIIVTKDMVMKAPYESLR
- a CDS encoding type II toxin-antitoxin system HicB family antitoxin; protein product: MNIMTYKGHQGRCEYDQDAGIFHGEVMHLADVITFQGRTLDELKEALADSVEDYLEFCALKGKTPEVPPQAGNTDAC
- a CDS encoding type IV secretory system conjugative DNA transfer family protein, which translates into the protein MPADRTYGLGKARRQRRSRWPYLVFVAVLATVAMSVATQRVAFLYGFQPALGTPLVRAFEVSWYLPWKIFDWQEHIADRHGHIQKSLAIAQAVFILPQLLVFGLWLGRLRLSEGRDDLHGSARWADETDIQSMGLFGGQGVYVGGWIKAFRGLPALGRSLVGKPASVQLYLRHSGPEHILCFAPTRSGKGVGLILPTLLSWSDSTVVFDIKGENWSLTAGYRKSIGHTVLKFDPSDATGASACFNPLEEIRLETIHAIPDAQNLVGMILDPQGKGLADYWNKAAFAFLGGTLLHALVMVRHKEQRTATLFDLSRTLADAHRGVRELFQEMLDTDHAALLDTIFPDGHQGQDLHAFIASAAREILNKADNELSGVVSTAVANLALYRDPVVARNIGHSDFRLADLMHHEKPVSLYLVISPADIDRLRPLIRIVVNLLLSRGTARMDFGEKSEGVAPKHRLLLLLDEFTALGRLDSIERAIAYMAGYGIKGYFIVQDIVQLSAVYGKDNGLMANCHIRVAYAPNTIETAQVLSAMTGKTTVVEKRTSLSGSRSGSLKNASVSVSETARPLLTEDECMRLPGPQKDAAGKVVAPGDMLLFCAGRPPIYGRQILYFLDPVFSRRAGIKPPQLSDSLNREIAMPPVDKPEHDTAAAEPDKDKGYESYLERM
- the traF gene encoding conjugative transfer signal peptidase TraF → MSVCSLTLAALGLFWIFSLRVNATASMPRGVYRLIPGLLERDDLVSFCLEEGDFANLALDRGYLRPGSCPNGLEPLLKRVAGIPGDRLEISQGGIAINGRLWPQSRAVYRDGHDRPMPDAKSLKSRTIPDGLVLVLSDRHPGGFDGRYFGLVPIATLQKVEPVFLLDPKGE
- a CDS encoding zincin-like metallopeptidase domain-containing protein — its product is MADDKKNRKPFHEEFAEKIIEDLRRGVAPWQKPWQPGEVFPPMNPVSGTVYSGINRVMLSRYSFDDPRWMTLRQANTLDCRVRKGEKAETIVYWQFSKEEAARDDDGKPVLDGEGNQVMEKVELTRPIVRFSSVFHVSQLAGEIPPLDKSSLVPPWNPNEKAEAILVNSGAVIKHNQRNRAFYSPHADEICLPPKDHFIAQDAYYATALHELGHWTGHVSRLAREFGPFGSEVYAREELRAEIASWMFGQDLGIGHDPGQHLAYVDSWIKALEKDPFEIVRACRDAEKIKHYVITMEQKQEHRQDMAQVRGEEVAARAPLDVQSSEQEVIREPADRKVFLTVPYREKGRAKAAGAKWAPKAKLWYAPEGADMAKLKAWLLEKTPEVAPTMPPQAEFAQALKAVGLDLGGQQPIMDGKIHRTPLLDGTAGKLGGAYVGYLDGIPAGFIQNHKTGEKVNWKATGHVLSDEQKAALRVEGEKRRAQQELERRAQQGKASKRAYAKFINAKEAGPEQAYLAKKGVPGIGVREDENGNLLVPGYDTSGFIHTLQTISLDGKQFEAGSCKKGTFFPIDPEGSLGQDVILIAEGYATAASVHLATGKPVVAAFDAGNLESVAVALREKFPDAPTIILADNDHTLSPNVGEEKALLAAKAVGGRVIVPMFTDQEKARQLTDFNDLHAACGLKRVKSYVEPVIERLCRERREARAGQGQGASHRMFLTNRSMYGQNSIN